The window GTGGTGCATAGAACGGATGTTGGTGCTGAGTGAACGCGGCGGTCTTGAGCGTTTGATTGGGGTTTATCAGCAGCGATGAGAGGTCGTCACCTTCGAGATTTTCGGGCAAGTCGTTTGCGATACCGGCGAGCGAAGTGAGCGTTGGGTAAAGGTCGACCAACTCGGTCAAGCAATCGGTTCGGGGCTGCGTTCGGTCGACTCGTGGATCGGCGATGATGAGTGGCACTCGAGCGTCGAGTTCGAAGTTGCTGGTTTTGCCCCACAAGGTCTTCTCACCAATATGGAATCCGTGGTCCGAGACAAACGCGACGATGGTGTCGTTGTCGTGGCCACTTGCTTCGAGGGCATTCAGAATTAGTCCGACTTGAGCGTCGAGAAAACTGATCGAGGCGTAATAGCCGTGGCGAAGATGCCGTTTCAACTCCGGTGACAATTCGGCTTCCTTGGGGATTCCATCGTATCCGTGCAACTCACGCGAAATGTGCATCGCGATATCGGGGACATCAACCGGACTGGTTTCGAGCTGGGGTGATGAAATCTCATCAGGATCGTAGAGGTCCCAGTACTTCTTTGGTGCAACGAATGGCAAATGGGGACGCCAAAAGCCGACGCCTAAAAAGAATGGTGCCGCGTCGTCGGGGTAGTCACGGATGACGGAGGCTGCCAAACGAGCGATTTGGCCATCGCGGTAGGCTGTGTCGGGAACGTCGAGTGTCTCGGTCGCGGGAGCCTTTTTTAGCTTGCGAGCACGGAGAGCGACGGGCGTATTGGAATGCACCGTGTCGGCAGCATGCGTTCCCGCGTGCAAGACTTCGTCCATGGACCAAGATTGGCGGTCTTGGGTGTCGCCCATGTTGTGGAAGATTTTGCCAATGTCCTGGCAATAGTAACCATGGTTTTTGAAATGTTGAGGCAGCGTGACCAATGACGCGCCGTTCGGAGCGGTCTCGCGAAAACTTTTGCGAAGGTCATCGACACCCACCGTCGTGGGGCGGAGTCCGGTCAGGAATGATGAACGCGACGGATTGCAGACGGCTTGTTGGCAGTAGGCTCGATCGAATACCAGCCCGCGGTTCGCGAGAGCGTCCAAGTTCGGCGTGATCGCGTTGGGATCGCCGTAAGGACCGATCGCACAATTCAAATCGTCGGCGACGATCAATAGGACGTTGGGACGATCATCGCCGAGTGCTGGTCGGAGGAACAGCGCTGCGA of the Rhodopirellula baltica SH 1 genome contains:
- a CDS encoding sulfatase yields the protein MTSLLSFSPKIAFNHIATTCRLFAPLAIAALFLRPALGDDRPNVLLIVADDLNCAIGPYGDPNAITPNLDALANRGLVFDRAYCQQAVCNPSRSSFLTGLRPTTVGVDDLRKSFRETAPNGASLVTLPQHFKNHGYYCQDIGKIFHNMGDTQDRQSWSMDEVLHAGTHAADTVHSNTPVALRARKLKKAPATETLDVPDTAYRDGQIARLAASVIRDYPDDAAPFFLGVGFWRPHLPFVAPKKYWDLYDPDEISSPQLETSPVDVPDIAMHISRELHGYDGIPKEAELSPELKRHLRHGYYASISFLDAQVGLILNALEASGHDNDTIVAFVSDHGFHIGEKTLWGKTSNFELDARVPLIIADPRVDRTQPRTDCLTELVDLYPTLTSLAGIANDLPENLEGDDLSSLLINPNQTLKTAAFTQHQHPFYAPREKWVALGYSVRTADWRYTQWRSIQDHHVIAEELYDHRNDPNESQNVAVQFPDVVQQHSQSLIKHFNLSEKAPSAKSDF